The Bifidobacterium sp. WK012_4_13 genome contains the following window.
GACAGCATTCATCTGGTTGCCAGGCGGGATACCGACATGCTGCTCCATCAATATCAGCCGAAGGTGGCCCAGATGCTGGGCCTGACTGATCCGACGCTTCCGGAGGAGTCTCGGGACATCGTCGCCATCGATGACCTGCAGACGCTGCTTGCCGCACTTGGACGCCGCATTGCCTTCTCGCTTGACATGACCTCTTCGAACGCCCAGCACTCGATGATCCACGAAAAGCCGCGATTCACCTTCTTTCGGGGCAGGAGAGGCGCTCCACGATTCGATGTCGTCGCGCACGGAGTCGCCAGGCATGAACAGGAAATCGTTCTGGCAATCGGTGAGAACCCGGTTCGGGATCGTTCGGTCGCCCTGCGCGTCGCAGTCGCGGCTGCCGAGTTCGACCTTCCAATCGCCGTGGCGACGCTGCTGAATCTTCGCAGGTCTCCGATCCAGGATCACGCCTGGACCGACGAGGAGCGGGAGCTCTTCGTGCGGCTCCTTGCATCCGGCCCAACGCTTATGCGCATATGGGAAGAGATCGATTACGTTGACATTCCAGGTCGACTCGTCCCTGAGTGGCTAGGCGTTCGCAACCGTCCAAGCGCCTCTGACGCCCACCGATACACCATTGATCGTCATATGGTCGAGGTGGCTTCACGGCTTGGAAGGCAGACCCACAGCGGAGGGCGCTATGACGATGAGCATTATGCCGCCTTGCTGCTCGCCGGGATCTTCCACGATATCGGCAAGCGTCAGGGCATACTGGACCATTCCATCGAGGGTGCGCGGCATGTGCCCATCATCCTCAGCCGAATCGGCTATCCTCAGGGCATCGTCGACATGGCGACGCTGCTCGTTCGTGAACATCTGACGCTATCGCAGTATGCGACATCGAAGAGTCCCCACGATGCCGCCGTGGTCGAGGACCTTGCGAATCGAGTCCGCCGCGATCCGGTGCTTCTGGATATGCTCTACGACCTCACGAAGGCGGATGGGTCGTCGCTGGGCGCGACGGCAAGTGAGGCAATCACGAAGAGATACGGCTGGTCGGCGTGGCGCGCATCAATCGTCGAGAATATGTATCAGGCGGTGCGAGAGGCCATTGCCCATCCGCGGGTCTGATTCATGCCATGGATGGAAGGTGCCTCACGGCTCCGACGGCTGCCTGCCATTCCAATGCGTCAGCTGCATGCTGTGGCACTCTGGTGTGCAGGCCGATGGCAAGAGCACGGCGATAGGCACCGATGGTATCGCCGCGTTGCGGTCCTGAGACTATCTGGATGTCACTCCGACGAGCGCATGGTCTATCCATGCATCCCCGCGGGCCCGGATTCCATTGCTTATGGCTCGGATCCCGATGAAGAAGACATTGATTGCCGCCCATAGCATGGCGATTCGCCATACGTCGCTGCGCCATTCCAGCGATGTCAAGCCCCACAGGGCGAGGACGTAGATGACCGATGTGAGCGTGCAGGTCGCGGCCAGATATCGATAGTCCTCGGCGCCGATGAGAATGCCGTCGAGCGCCCACATCCATCCACACAGGGGTAGAAAGACGGCCTGCACGACCATGCCGACAGTGATCAGATGCTGAATGTGCGAATCCGGGCTGAACATGCCGGCTGCAGTGAAGCCGATGATCGCCATGACGCAGCCGGAAGCGACTCCCATCCACAGTCCGGCGGCACCGGAGGCGCGGACCATGCGACGGGTTTCCCGACGGTTCCCTGCTCCCAGTGCCGTGGCGACAAGGGATTGTCCAGAAATGCCGATTGCATCCAATACGTTCAGGGCGAAGTTCCATGTGGCACTGACGCCCTGATATGCGGCCAGCACCTGCTGGCCCATTCTTGCCGCGGCGACAACCGTCATGAACAGCGATGCGCGCAAGGCCAGTGTCCGTATGAACAGGGGCAGCCCATCGCTTGCACTCGATGCAATGCCGGATACGCGGGGCATCCAGCTGGCTCCCTCCTTGAAGACCCACACGGCCGCAGGTGCGATGAGCATGATGCACATGACCCATTGTGCGATCAGCGTTGCGATGCCCGATCCAAGGATGCCCCAATGCAGTACGATCACGAACAATATGTCGAGAATCGTATTGATGACTGCACCGGTAATCGCCGCGATCAGCGTGATGCGAACCTTCTGAAGACCACGGAAAATCCCATTGGCGGCGTAAACGAGCAGCATGCCGGGCAGCCCGAATACGATGGCATTCACATAGGTCTCAGCCTGATCCAGGACCTCGCCCTCTGCGCCCATGAAGGAACATATCTGGCGGCTGAACAGAAAGATCGCAATCGAGACGATCACACCGACGATGAGCGCAAGCCACATGCCGTCCACTCCCGCTTCGAGGCCTTCGCGCCTTCTGCCTGCTCCGATCAGCCTAGCCACCTGAGAGGTCGTTCCATATGCCAGGAACACGCATAGTCCGACCGTGGTGAGGATGATGGTGGAACCGATTGACAGACCAGCGAGAGCGGATTCGCCGACGTGGCCTATGACCGCCGTATCTATCAATATGAATGCCGGTTCGGCGATCAGCTGCCCAAAGGTCGGGATTGCAAGAGTCGCTATATGCAGCAGCGTCGAACGTCGCTGCATGGCAGACATGTCCTTGTTCTCTGGGCTTTCTCGCATCGCTTCCCCTTGTCAGCTCAGTCATCCACGTTCATGATCATTGTGCGCCTATGCAAGTATAAAATGCCGAAATCGTTGAAATGGCAAGGCGTCGAGGCAAAATCAGTCTGGGTTTCTCGAAGTGTCGAACAGGATCGGCTCCGTATGGATGGCAACGGTGATGCGCAGGCCTGCGCGCACCGCCACATGCTCGAATGAGATTGCATAGCATGGCGGGGAGAAAAAGAGAAGCAGGCAACGCCCAGAAGCGGTTTATCCCCCGTCTGTCCACAAAGTTGTCCCCATCATGTGGATAACTTTGTGAATTATCCCCTTAAACACGCCTAAATTGTGGATAACTTATTTTGTTATCCACATCGGGTTATTGGGTGGTGAACGTCAGTGATATTGTCGATGAATTCGTTCAGATAAGGCTTGAATTCAAACCGTCCGTTCATTCATGTAATTTATTAGGGAATCATCATGTTGCTCATCGAATGAGGCAACGGGTGAAAGGGGACATATGAACACTGACAAATTCTTCCACTACCTCAGCTGGGTGGCAACGATAACCGCAATACTGATGTATGTCTCGTATATTCCGCAGATTGCCAACAACCTCGCAGGAGACAAGGGAAGCCCCATTCAGCCGCTTGTCGCGGCTTTCAACTGCACTCTTTGGGTAACCTATGCCTTGCTCAAGAAGCCCAAGGATTTTCCGATCGCCATTGCGAACGCTCCTGGAATACTCTTTGGCCTGATCGCCTTCTTCACCGCGCTCTAGTCCACTCGCGCTCTGATCGTCTCATATTGTCAGCGTGCCATGTGGTGAGTGCTGACAAGGGGGAATCGTAGAATCATCGATATGAGTTCCTCTGATTTCTCTCCTTCATCACGTAAAAACGATTCAAGGACCACTGCCAGCCTGCCTTCGGGCGATGCACTCTTCGATCGCGTTCCACCTCACGACGACGAGGCGGAAATGGCAGTTCTGGGCGGCATGCTGATGAGCAAGGATGCCATTGGCGAAGTGAGTCAGCTGATCGACGTCTCTGATTTCTATCAGCCGAAGCACCAGACCATCTATGAGGCTGTCATATCCCTGTTCTCGACTTCCCAGCCTGTCGATGCCGTTCTTGTGGCGAATCAGCTGCTCAAGGATGGCAACCTCGACAAGGTTGGTGGCACTGACTACCTTCACTCGCTGGTCGCATCGGTTCCGACCGCTGCGAACGCGACATACTATGCCGAAATCGTGCATCAGAGGGCGATCCTGCGCAACGTGATCACTGCTGGGACGAAAATCGCCCAGCTTGGATATTCGGCCGAGGGCTCGCAGGCGGAGGACATCGTCAATCTCGCCCAGTCCGAAGTCTACGAGATGAGCGTCGGAAAGGTCCGTCAGGACTACTCTGCGATAGGCCCGGTGGTCCACGATGCCCTCGATCAGCTCGACAAGCTTCAGAACGGGGACCTGCAGCGCGGCGTGCCGACCGGTTTCCGCGACATGGACGATGTGACGCAAGGCCTGCAGCCAGGCCAGATGGTGGTCGTTGCCGGGCGACCTGCAATGGGAAAGTCGACCTTGGGCGTCGACTTTGCAAGGTCGGCCGCACTGCATCACGATATGGCGACCGTCATATTCTCTCTGGAAATGAGCAAGACCGAGCTGGCGCAGCGCATCATCTCGGCAGAGACGAACATTCCCCTGGTGGCTCTGCGACGTGCCGACGACATAACGCCCGAGCGTTGGAACACGTTGAATCGTTTCTGGAGCACGCTCGATCAGTCGCCTTTGTTCATCGACGATTCGCCGAACATGAGCCTGATGGAGATTCGTGCGAAATGCCGCAGGCTGAAGCAGACCAACGATCTGAAGCTTGTGGTCATCGATTACCTGCAGCTGATGAGCTCCGGCAAGCGAGTCGAATCACGTCAGCAGGAGGTTTCCGAGTTTTCCAGGGCGTTGAAGCTGCTTGCGAAGGAGCTCAATCTTCCCGTCGTCGCCTTGAGTCAGCTGAACCGTGGTCCGGAGATGAGGAACGACCGCAAGCCTATGCTGGCGGATCTGCGTGAATCCGGCTCGATCGAACAGGATGCGGATGTCGTGTTCCTTGTCCATCGTCCTGATTTCTACGATAAGGAGGATCGCCCGGGCGAGGCGGACATCATCATGGCAAAGCACCGAAATGGTCCCACCGACACCTTCCATCTCGCGTTCCTCGGTGCGACATCGAAGTTCAAGGACATGCCGCAGGACTATCAGCAGGACGGTGTGTGACAGCGTCAGGGCAGGAACCCACGTTTTGGTGCATTGGGTGTGTATCATGGCGTGGAAACGCAAAGCGGGCATCGCATGCCGCGGTGGACGGCGGCGAAGGACTTTGGCGATGCACCGCATGGCCGGGCGTGACGGCTGCGCGATCAGGCAGGTGTGAGCTTGTGGGGAAAACGAGATGCATTTGGTTTGCAACGATTCGAGCAATGTATGTGGTGGTGTTGAATGACCTCAGCAATCAGCAAGGATAGGCCTATGGAACCGTGGTACGCGTTCATGATCCCGGCACTGGGAAAGGGCATCCGCGCACTTTCGAGGCTGGCCCGTCATGGCGGCAGCGCGCTGCCAGGCAAGGTCATCGAGGCGTGTGATCCGGATTTTCTGGCTCGGACCCTGGCGCAGCTGCCTGGGGGCGTGGTTCTGGTTTCGGGGACGAACGGGAAGACCACGACGACGCGAATGGTCGCATCGATTCTCGAATCGCTGGGCATGAGGGTCTTCACCAATCCGACGGGCTCGAATTTCACCCGAGGAGTGGTCTCCGCGCTTCTGGACAAGGTGGACATGAAGGGTGCGATTGACGCCGACATCGCGGTCCTTGAGCTTGATGAGGCATACGCGGTGCATTTCGTCCATCAGGTCGAGCCGAAATATGCATTGCTGCTCAATGTCATGCGCGATCAGCTTGATAGGTTCGGTGAAATCGACAACACTGCCAAGCTGCTGGGCGAGGTTGCGAGACATACGACCGGCACTGTGGTCCTGA
Protein-coding sequences here:
- a CDS encoding protein-PII uridylyltransferase encodes the protein MITAVQGLHDKLVSMSQPDSDGVYRQGSKKRGERSEFVLGALHSLWEQATEEMPFEIPESGVGLAAVGSLARKQLGPCSDLDLVLIVDTHALNDGQISQLADKLWYPLWDSGLDLDHSVRTRAQCESVTDHDLPAAMGWLNVIPVAGDSELITDIASSILDRWRKAARKRLPELIESAATRLDRFGRLAYINQPDIKETRGGLRDTILVSALTASWLADRPHGRYDAAVERLLDVRDSIHLVARRDTDMLLHQYQPKVAQMLGLTDPTLPEESRDIVAIDDLQTLLAALGRRIAFSLDMTSSNAQHSMIHEKPRFTFFRGRRGAPRFDVVAHGVARHEQEIVLAIGENPVRDRSVALRVAVAAAEFDLPIAVATLLNLRRSPIQDHAWTDEERELFVRLLASGPTLMRIWEEIDYVDIPGRLVPEWLGVRNRPSASDAHRYTIDRHMVEVASRLGRQTHSGGRYDDEHYAALLLAGIFHDIGKRQGILDHSIEGARHVPIILSRIGYPQGIVDMATLLVREHLTLSQYATSKSPHDAAVVEDLANRVRRDPVLLDMLYDLTKADGSSLGATASEAITKRYGWSAWRASIVENMYQAVREAIAHPRV
- a CDS encoding MATE family efflux transporter; this translates as MRESPENKDMSAMQRRSTLLHIATLAIPTFGQLIAEPAFILIDTAVIGHVGESALAGLSIGSTIILTTVGLCVFLAYGTTSQVARLIGAGRRREGLEAGVDGMWLALIVGVIVSIAIFLFSRQICSFMGAEGEVLDQAETYVNAIVFGLPGMLLVYAANGIFRGLQKVRITLIAAITGAVINTILDILFVIVLHWGILGSGIATLIAQWVMCIMLIAPAAVWVFKEGASWMPRVSGIASSASDGLPLFIRTLALRASLFMTVVAAARMGQQVLAAYQGVSATWNFALNVLDAIGISGQSLVATALGAGNRRETRRMVRASGAAGLWMGVASGCVMAIIGFTAAGMFSPDSHIQHLITVGMVVQAVFLPLCGWMWALDGILIGAEDYRYLAATCTLTSVIYVLALWGLTSLEWRSDVWRIAMLWAAINVFFIGIRAISNGIRARGDAWIDHALVGVTSR
- a CDS encoding SemiSWEET family transporter, translated to MNTDKFFHYLSWVATITAILMYVSYIPQIANNLAGDKGSPIQPLVAAFNCTLWVTYALLKKPKDFPIAIANAPGILFGLIAFFTAL
- the dnaB gene encoding replicative DNA helicase; this translates as MSSSDFSPSSRKNDSRTTASLPSGDALFDRVPPHDDEAEMAVLGGMLMSKDAIGEVSQLIDVSDFYQPKHQTIYEAVISLFSTSQPVDAVLVANQLLKDGNLDKVGGTDYLHSLVASVPTAANATYYAEIVHQRAILRNVITAGTKIAQLGYSAEGSQAEDIVNLAQSEVYEMSVGKVRQDYSAIGPVVHDALDQLDKLQNGDLQRGVPTGFRDMDDVTQGLQPGQMVVVAGRPAMGKSTLGVDFARSAALHHDMATVIFSLEMSKTELAQRIISAETNIPLVALRRADDITPERWNTLNRFWSTLDQSPLFIDDSPNMSLMEIRAKCRRLKQTNDLKLVVIDYLQLMSSGKRVESRQQEVSEFSRALKLLAKELNLPVVALSQLNRGPEMRNDRKPMLADLRESGSIEQDADVVFLVHRPDFYDKEDRPGEADIIMAKHRNGPTDTFHLAFLGATSKFKDMPQDYQQDGV